The genomic DNA TCAAGGTGTTTCGGCTTACAGATTACTCGATCACTTGGCGGTTTTAAAAGGATTGATCAATCCAAAAGAGCGGAAAGAACAAGTGTTGGCAGTTTTGCAGCAAACCAATTTATATAGCCACAGAAAAAAAGCAGTTAGTAGTTTTTCTGGTGGAATGCGACAGCGATTCGGAATTGCTCAGGCTTTATTAGGTAATCCAAAACTGATTATTGTTGATGAACCCACAGCAGGTTTAGATCCAGAAGAGCGAAACAGATTCCATAATTTGTTGAGTGAGATAGGGGAGCAAGTGGTGGTTTTGCTTTCTACACATATTGTGAGTGATGTTCGTGAGTTGTGTCCTGAGATGGCAGTTTTAGCCAATGGAAAAATTGCAGAACAGGGAAAACCTCAAAATCTGATTGAAAACCTGAAAGGTAAAGTTTGGGCAAAATCAGTTGATAAAACCTCATTAAAAGTCTACGAAAAAAATTTCACTTTGCTTTCTTGCCGAATGTTTGCTGGACAACCATATATTCATTTGTTGGCAGATGTTCAACCAGACTCAGGTTTTGAATTGGTAAATCCTGATTTAGAAGATGTCTATTTTACTACACTTTTTGGAACACAAACAACTGCTTTGGAGGGGCAAAACGCATGATAAAGCAGTTACTCCCTTTCGAAATTTATTATTACACCCGACAAAAAATTTTCTGGTTGGCAGCAATTGTCTTTTTGCTCTTAGGTACATTTATCACCGCCTATGGAAATTTTGGTGGCAAAATGGTGCATGTAAATGCGCCTGTGGTAATGGCGATTCGCTCAGGTTTGATTACGCTTATTTTGCTATTTGTAGCGATCTTATTTTCAGCGAATGGCTTGCTTCGAGATAGAGAGCAAAAAATGGAATTGTTGGTGTTTGCATCTCCTATTTCTAAGAGCCATTATTTCATCAGTCGGTTTGCAGGTATTTTTATATCAGTATTGTTGGTATTTCTCTTGGCGGAAGTTGGTTTTCACCTAGGATTATTCATTCGAGATGCATCACAGGTGGGAACTTACAACTTGTATCATAAGCTTTGGAACCTCTTAGCAATGGTTTTTCCAAATCTCTTTTTTATCACCAGTTTTCTTTTTCTGGTAGCTCTGCTATTTAGAAATGTAATGGCTATATACGCAGCCGGATTGTTGATATTTATTGCTTATTTCGGAGGTTCGATTTTGGGCAACTCACCCATTTCGGCACATTACTCACCTACAAGTCCAGAAAATGAATTTGTGTCTATAATGCTCGATCCCTTTGGGCTTTCAGCCGTGTTTTTGAAATCACGCGGTATGTCACCAGAAGAGCAGAATCATCAATTTCTTACTCTTTCAAATGCATTTTTAGCGAATCGAATTTTCTGGCTGATTTTCAGTATTGTGCTATTAGGCATCACTTATTTCAAGTTTGAACCGAAGCTAAAAGAAGAGAGACAAAGGAAATCTCCAAAACCAAAAGTTCAAGAAGATTATAAAAAGCATCAATACAAACCTGTTAAAGTAATCACTTCATCTATAAAAGCTTATTGTCAAAGTATGGCTTCTTTGGTGAAAATGGAGCTCAATATTTTTGCAAAGGACAAATTGTTTTGGGCAATGGCAGTTTTATATCTTTTTATACAGGTTCTTAACCTCAAAGAATCTATTTACAGCGGTATTTATAATACAGCGTCTTACCCAACCAATTCCATTTTGCTAGAACTGCTAATGGAGAATCCTCTTTTATATATCTTTATAATTTTTTATGCTGCTGAAGTGGTGCATCGAGCAAAAGCTTGCCAATTTGATGGTATATTGAATGCAACTCCTTTTTCTGAAAGCTTAAGAACGATTGCCAAAGTACTAGTTCTGACTTTGGTTATTTCTTTTCTCTTATTGCTGAATAATCTCACAGGTATTTGTTTCCAAGTTTTTGGAGGCTATTACCAGATTGCCTTTCTGGCTTATACAGCGCTTTTCATTTACTATCTATTGCCTTTTATATTCTGGATAGTGGTGATGGTACAAGTGCAATCTCTATTGGCAAACAAATATGTAGGCATGGCAATTTCAGCTTTATTGGTTGGCTTTTTCTTGAACAGTCAGCGATTTGGATTGGAGCATCCTTTATTACAAGTTGGAGTATTTCCCAAACTTTCTTATTCCGAGATGAGTGGTTTTGGCCATTATCTCAAAGCCTATTACCAATATCTTATTTACTGGTTTGCGTTTCTTTTTGGGCTTATTCAGCTCAAGCAATTTCGAAATGTAAAATGGTTTAATAGTGAGAAGAAATTAGTTGATGTAAACTTTTTAAAGTTGACTTTATCGCTGATAGTCTGGATTTTGGTGGGTGCTTATATATTCTATCAAGTCAATTTTGTGCATCAATATCACAGTGCGAAATCTAAAGCTGAGTTGCTGGCAAATTATGAGTTAGCGTACAAACCTTTATCAAATCTAGCACAACCTGTAATTACTTCTGTAAAAGTGGAAATCGATGTTTACCCAGAAGATCAGTTTTATAAAATCAAAGGCAATTACTTCTTGAAGAATAAGACAGAGACAACTATTGATACTTTGTGGTTTAGTACACATCATGAAGTTAACCAGACCAAAATGGAAGTTTCAGAAACTTCATCATCTAGTTTCGATCGTGTTTTGCATCAGTATTTTTTCACATTGGAAAGGCCGCTATTACCCAATCAGGAAATACAAATAGATTTTGACTTAGAAATCAACCGAAATGGATTTGCCAGATTCGATTCTGAAAATGCAGTATTGGAAAATGGTTCTTATATCGAGTTGGATAAATTTTTACCACAACTCGGCTATAATGAATCTTGGGAAATTGCAGATGAGATTGAGCGAAAGAATATTGGACTTCCTCCAAAAGAAAAACAGCTTGCAAGCAGGTTTCAAGATATTAGATATGAATGGATAGATTATGAGGCTGTTATATCAGTTCCTGATGGAAACCAAGAAGTGATTTCAATTGCAGAACTAGAAAATACTTGGGAAGAAAATGGAAGAAAATATTTCAATTATAAATCATCTTCGGAGATGCCATTTATGTTAGGTTTTGCCATTGCAGATTACGAAAAATATACTGAAGATTATCTAGGTAAAGCCATAGAAGTTTTTTACCAGAAAGGGCAAGAGTTTAATGTAGAGCGATTAGTTGAGGCTACGAAACATAGCTTAGATTCTTTGTCTTCATATTTTACACCTTATCCTTATAATCATTTGAGAATTGTGGAAATTCCAGATTATAGGGGAGCAGCCACATCCTATCCGGGAGTGATTTTTATAAGTGAAGATTTCTTTCTGAAAGATGTTTCATCTATTAATACACAGCAACCCGATTACATTTACGCTTCCATGTTGCATGAGATTTCTCACCAGTGGTGGGGTGGTATGGTAGAACCAGCAGACTTTGCTTACAAAACACTTACTGAAACATTGGCTCAACATAACGAACTGATGTTAATGGAAGAAAAATATGGTAGAGTTGTGCTTCGTGGGTTCTTAAAAAATGAATTGGAATCTTATCTCACAGGCAGAGCTTATGCGAATGAACCTGAAAGCTCATTGATGCGACCTTCTTTGCAATCTTATCTAGTTTACAACAAAGGCACCATCGTGATGAATGGCATCCAGCAGTTAGTGGGCAAAAATAAAATGATTGCCGCTTTAAAAAAATATGCAGAGAAATATAGTTATCCCAACCTAAAATCAACTACCAATGATTTATTGAATGAACTGATAAAAGACATATCAACAAAAGACGCGGCATTAATTTCAGAATGGATGAGTGAAATTGTGTTGTACGATTTCAGGATTGATTCTGTAAATGTAAAGCAGATTTCAGTGAATGATTTTGAAGTTACAGTTTTTACCAATTCACAAAAATGGCATCAAACTCAGTCTGGTAAACAAGCTGAAAACTTCAACGAAAAAATTGAAATTGGTTTCTTTAATCAGCATCCAGATTTTGCAACTAGTGAAGATGTAGTCTCTTTGCAGGAAGTAGATTTTCATGAAGGAGAGCAAACACTTATTTTTCATTTTGAATCACTTCCTGAATATGTCGTAATTGATCCTTTTTTCACCAGAGTAGAAACTTCAATAAAAAATAATCTTATTAAAATACCGGAAAAAATGTAATAAAGCGGGATGAGCGATCTACTAATAATACAAAGATGAGAGCAAGGTGGCAGATGGGAATTTTAGAACAAAAAGATCAAACGTGAGAAATTTAGTAGATTTTATAATCTTAGTTGTACTAACAAGCATAGGAGTTTATTTATTTCAACCAACATTAAGTTATGGTTTTGTAGGCTTGCCTGTGATACTGTTAATAGTATGTGGACTTATCGCATTTAAAAGCAAAGCATCTAAGAGAAAAGGAGCTGGCAACATATTTTTATTTATAGCGCTACTTTCATTATTATACATCACAGTGCTACCGGTATTTACAACTTGGTCTTTATTTAGGAGTGATGATTACCAAAAACTGATTGGTGAAGTAAAAACCGGAAAAGAATTTTCGAACTATGTCGCTCCGATCTCAACTGAAAAAATCAGAATTATAGATCAGTCGATTGCCAACAAATTGGGTGACAAAGTGCTAGGTTCCATTCCATCTTTGGGTAGCCAAGTGGACTTGGGCGATTTTACCATTCAAAAAGTGGGTGATAAACTCTATTGGGTAGCACCACTTTTACACTCGGGCTATTTTAAATGGAGTAAAAACTCAGATGGCACAAATGGGTATGTAATGGTTTCAGCAACCAATGAGCGCGACGTAAAATTGGTGCAAAAAAATGGAGAAGATGAGGTGAAGATTAAGTATCAACCCAATGCTTTTTTCTTCGATAATCTTAAAAGGCATGTTTATGTCAATGGTTATTTGAGCAAAGGTTTTACAGATTTCACTTTCGAGATTGATGATAGTGGCAAACCGTATTGGGTAATTACGCTTTACGATAAAAAAGTTGGCTTTTCTGGAAATGATGCTACTGGTGTAATTACTGTGGATACCAAAACTGGCGAAATTCAAGAATATAGTATAGATGAAGCTCCTGCTTGGTTAGACAGAATTCAGCCAGAAAGTTTTGTTGAAAATCAGCTAGAAGATTGGGGAGAATATGTGAAAGGCTTCTGGAATTTTGCCAACGAAGATAAACTCACCACTACCGAAGGAATTTCTCTGGTGTATGGTTCAAACAATCGATCTTACTGGTATACAGGTCTAACTTCTGTGGGAAGTGATGAGGGTACGGTAGGTTTTGTTTTGGTAGATACAAGAACAAAAGAAGCTGTTTGGTATAAACAAACTGGAGCAACCGAACAAGCTGCCAGACAATCGGCGATGGGAAAAGTGCAAGAAAAAAGATTTGATGCGTCATTTCCCATCACTTATAACATCAATGGAATTCCAACCTATGTAATGTCGCTAAAAGACCAAGCTGGTTTAATTAAAATGATTGCTATGGTCTCAATTGAAGACTACTCTGTAGTAGGAGTTGGTAATGATATAAAAGAAAGTTTAAGAGCATATAAAAGTGCCATTAACAGCAAAGGAAATGCCTTAGCTCCTAGTAGTGCAGTAAAGAATTATGAAATAGAAACTACAGTTTCGAGAATTTCTATAGATAACAGAAATGGCAATACTTACTATTATATGATTCTAAAGAACCACGAAAATAAGGTTTTTGTAGGGACTTCTCTTATTTCTAATGAGCTGCCAATTACAGAAGTGAATGATAAAATAAAAGTAAGCTACGATGATGGTGCTAATGAAGTAGTAGATATTGTGAAGTTTGATAATTTGGAATTTACTCTTCAAAAAACCGAGCAGCAAAAGCAGATTGAAGAATATTTTGAGGCTAGCAAGTAGC from Chondrinema litorale includes the following:
- a CDS encoding ABC transporter ATP-binding protein; translated protein: MEELQIEKLTKVYPNGVKALDDVNLKIGKGMFGLLGPNGAGKSTLMRTIATLQNASSGEIYFKGKNIFEEPENFRKQLGYLPQEFGVYQGVSAYRLLDHLAVLKGLINPKERKEQVLAVLQQTNLYSHRKKAVSSFSGGMRQRFGIAQALLGNPKLIIVDEPTAGLDPEERNRFHNLLSEIGEQVVVLLSTHIVSDVRELCPEMAVLANGKIAEQGKPQNLIENLKGKVWAKSVDKTSLKVYEKNFTLLSCRMFAGQPYIHLLADVQPDSGFELVNPDLEDVYFTTLFGTQTTALEGQNA
- a CDS encoding ABC transporter permease/M1 family aminopeptidase; the protein is MIKQLLPFEIYYYTRQKIFWLAAIVFLLLGTFITAYGNFGGKMVHVNAPVVMAIRSGLITLILLFVAILFSANGLLRDREQKMELLVFASPISKSHYFISRFAGIFISVLLVFLLAEVGFHLGLFIRDASQVGTYNLYHKLWNLLAMVFPNLFFITSFLFLVALLFRNVMAIYAAGLLIFIAYFGGSILGNSPISAHYSPTSPENEFVSIMLDPFGLSAVFLKSRGMSPEEQNHQFLTLSNAFLANRIFWLIFSIVLLGITYFKFEPKLKEERQRKSPKPKVQEDYKKHQYKPVKVITSSIKAYCQSMASLVKMELNIFAKDKLFWAMAVLYLFIQVLNLKESIYSGIYNTASYPTNSILLELLMENPLLYIFIIFYAAEVVHRAKACQFDGILNATPFSESLRTIAKVLVLTLVISFLLLLNNLTGICFQVFGGYYQIAFLAYTALFIYYLLPFIFWIVVMVQVQSLLANKYVGMAISALLVGFFLNSQRFGLEHPLLQVGVFPKLSYSEMSGFGHYLKAYYQYLIYWFAFLFGLIQLKQFRNVKWFNSEKKLVDVNFLKLTLSLIVWILVGAYIFYQVNFVHQYHSAKSKAELLANYELAYKPLSNLAQPVITSVKVEIDVYPEDQFYKIKGNYFLKNKTETTIDTLWFSTHHEVNQTKMEVSETSSSSFDRVLHQYFFTLERPLLPNQEIQIDFDLEINRNGFARFDSENAVLENGSYIELDKFLPQLGYNESWEIADEIERKNIGLPPKEKQLASRFQDIRYEWIDYEAVISVPDGNQEVISIAELENTWEENGRKYFNYKSSSEMPFMLGFAIADYEKYTEDYLGKAIEVFYQKGQEFNVERLVEATKHSLDSLSSYFTPYPYNHLRIVEIPDYRGAATSYPGVIFISEDFFLKDVSSINTQQPDYIYASMLHEISHQWWGGMVEPADFAYKTLTETLAQHNELMLMEEKYGRVVLRGFLKNELESYLTGRAYANEPESSLMRPSLQSYLVYNKGTIVMNGIQQLVGKNKMIAALKKYAEKYSYPNLKSTTNDLLNELIKDISTKDAALISEWMSEIVLYDFRIDSVNVKQISVNDFEVTVFTNSQKWHQTQSGKQAENFNEKIEIGFFNQHPDFATSEDVVSLQEVDFHEGEQTLIFHFESLPEYVVIDPFFTRVETSIKNNLIKIPEKM